In the Ramlibacter tataouinensis TTB310 genome, one interval contains:
- the gcvP gene encoding aminomethyl-transferring glycine dehydrogenase: MLMQSARPLGELENNAEFIPRHIGISEADERHMLSVIGEASRRALIESIVPRSIARTSEMRLPPPATEAGALAELRAIASRNRVARSFIGQGYHGTITPPVILRNILENPAWYTAYTPYQAEISQGRMEALVNFQTMVCDLTAMPIANASMLDEATAAAEAMTLAKRSVKSRSNTFVVAGDCHPQTIEVIQTRAAPLGIQVLLANSHEEWSERLAGDYFAVLAQYPSTSGRIDDLRADVDKVHAKQAAFIVAADLLALTLIVPPGEFGADIVCGTTQRFGMPMGAGGPHAAYLACRDEYKRSLPGRLVGVSIDSHGNPAYRLALQTREQHIRREKATSNICTAQVLPAVVASMYAVYHGPQGLKRIAQRVASYTAILAKGLEQLGHKPRAGAFFDTLSLHTGEATQAIVSKGHALNANLRVGWDEYIMVSLDETTTRDDIRLLWQVFARPGQALPDFAPFEKGVEPAIPTALRRTSAFLAHPVFNTHHSETGMLRYIRSLSDKDLALDRTMIPLGSCTMKLNATSEMIPITWPEFAHVHPFAPREQLQGYAELDRQLREWLCQATGYAGISLQPNAGSQGEYAGLLAIQAWHASRGQAHRDVCLIPSSAHGTNPASAQMVGMQVVVTACDASGNVDLADLEAKCRQHADKLAAVMITYPSTHGVFETQVKELCALVHRYGGRVYVDGANMNALVGVAAPGEFGGDVSHLNLHKTFCIPHGGGGPGVGPVCVVEDLVPFLPGHATGGVPGQVGAVSAAPLGNAAVLPISWMYCRMMGAQGLRQATEVAILSANYISTRLKDHYPTLYASRNGHVAHECILDLRPLKDTSGVTAEDVAKRLVDYGFHAPTLSFPVAGTLMVEPTESETLEELDRFIAAMVAIREEIRRVEKGEWPQDDNPLKNAPHTAASLLKSDWTHAYPRDAGAAVLDERRHAKYWPPVGRVDNVWGDRNLFCSCVPMSAYE; the protein is encoded by the coding sequence ATGCTGATGCAATCCGCCCGCCCGCTGGGCGAGCTCGAGAACAACGCCGAATTCATCCCCCGCCACATCGGCATCTCCGAGGCCGACGAGCGGCACATGTTGTCGGTGATCGGCGAGGCCTCGCGCCGCGCGCTGATCGAGAGCATCGTGCCGCGCTCCATCGCGCGCACCAGCGAGATGAGGCTGCCGCCGCCCGCCACCGAGGCCGGCGCGCTGGCCGAGCTGCGGGCGATCGCATCCAGGAACCGGGTGGCCAGGTCCTTCATCGGCCAGGGCTACCACGGCACCATCACGCCGCCGGTGATCCTGCGCAACATCCTGGAGAACCCGGCCTGGTACACCGCCTACACGCCCTACCAGGCCGAGATCAGCCAGGGCCGCATGGAGGCGCTGGTCAACTTCCAGACCATGGTGTGCGACCTGACGGCCATGCCCATCGCCAACGCCTCCATGCTGGACGAGGCCACCGCCGCGGCCGAGGCCATGACGCTGGCCAAGCGCAGCGTCAAGAGCAGGAGCAACACCTTCGTGGTCGCCGGCGACTGCCACCCGCAGACCATCGAGGTGATCCAGACCCGCGCGGCCCCGCTGGGCATCCAGGTGCTGCTGGCGAACTCGCACGAGGAATGGAGCGAGCGGCTGGCCGGCGACTACTTCGCCGTGCTGGCCCAGTACCCCTCCACCAGCGGCCGCATCGACGACCTGCGCGCCGACGTCGACAAGGTCCACGCGAAGCAGGCAGCCTTCATCGTCGCCGCCGACCTGTTGGCCCTCACGCTGATCGTGCCGCCGGGCGAATTCGGCGCCGACATCGTTTGCGGGACCACGCAGCGCTTCGGCATGCCCATGGGTGCCGGCGGCCCGCACGCCGCCTATCTTGCCTGCCGCGACGAGTACAAGCGCTCCCTGCCGGGCCGGCTGGTGGGCGTCAGCATCGATTCGCACGGCAATCCCGCCTACCGACTCGCGCTGCAGACGCGCGAGCAGCACATCCGCCGCGAGAAGGCCACCTCCAACATCTGCACGGCGCAGGTGCTGCCCGCCGTCGTCGCGAGCATGTATGCCGTGTACCACGGGCCCCAGGGCTTGAAGCGCATCGCGCAGCGCGTCGCCAGCTACACCGCCATCCTGGCGAAGGGGCTGGAACAGCTCGGGCACAAGCCGCGTGCCGGCGCGTTCTTCGACACCCTCTCGCTGCACACCGGCGAGGCCACGCAGGCGATCGTCTCCAAGGGGCACGCGCTGAACGCCAACCTGCGCGTCGGCTGGGACGAGTACATCATGGTGTCGCTGGACGAGACCACCACGCGCGACGACATCCGGCTGCTCTGGCAGGTCTTCGCCAGGCCGGGGCAGGCGCTGCCGGACTTCGCGCCCTTCGAGAAGGGCGTCGAGCCCGCGATCCCTACGGCCCTGCGCCGCACCAGCGCCTTCCTCGCGCACCCGGTGTTCAACACCCACCACAGCGAGACCGGCATGCTGCGCTACATCCGCAGCCTGTCCGACAAGGACCTGGCGCTGGACCGCACCATGATCCCGCTGGGCAGCTGCACCATGAAGCTGAACGCGACCAGCGAGATGATCCCCATCACCTGGCCGGAGTTCGCGCACGTCCATCCGTTCGCGCCGCGCGAGCAGCTGCAAGGCTACGCGGAACTGGACCGGCAGCTGCGCGAGTGGCTGTGCCAGGCCACCGGCTATGCCGGCATCAGCCTGCAGCCCAATGCCGGCTCGCAGGGCGAGTACGCCGGCCTGCTGGCCATCCAGGCCTGGCACGCCAGCCGCGGCCAGGCCCACCGCGACGTGTGCCTGATCCCCTCCTCCGCCCATGGCACCAACCCGGCCAGCGCGCAGATGGTGGGCATGCAGGTGGTGGTGACCGCCTGCGACGCCAGCGGCAACGTCGACCTGGCCGACCTCGAGGCCAAGTGCCGGCAGCACGCGGACAAGCTGGCCGCGGTGATGATCACCTACCCCAGCACGCACGGCGTATTCGAGACCCAGGTCAAGGAGCTGTGCGCCCTGGTGCACCGCTACGGCGGCCGGGTGTACGTGGACGGCGCCAACATGAACGCGCTGGTGGGCGTGGCCGCCCCGGGCGAGTTCGGCGGCGACGTCAGCCACCTCAACCTGCACAAGACCTTCTGCATCCCGCACGGCGGCGGCGGGCCGGGCGTCGGTCCGGTGTGCGTGGTGGAGGACCTGGTGCCCTTCCTGCCGGGCCATGCGACCGGCGGGGTTCCCGGCCAGGTGGGTGCGGTGTCGGCGGCCCCCCTGGGCAACGCCGCCGTGCTCCCGATCAGCTGGATGTACTGCCGCATGATGGGCGCCCAGGGCCTGCGCCAGGCCACCGAGGTGGCCATCCTGTCGGCCAACTACATCAGCACGCGCCTGAAGGACCACTACCCCACGCTGTACGCCAGCCGCAACGGCCACGTGGCGCACGAGTGCATCCTGGACCTGCGGCCGCTCAAGGACACCAGCGGCGTGACCGCCGAGGACGTGGCCAAGCGCCTGGTCGACTACGGCTTCCACGCGCCCACGCTGAGCTTCCCGGTGGCTGGCACGCTGATGGTGGAGCCGACCGAGAGCGAGACGCTGGAGGAGCTGGACCGCTTCATCGCCGCGATGGTCGCCATCCGCGAGGAGATCCGCCGCGTCGAGAAGGGCGAGTGGCCGCAGGACGACAACCCGCTGAAGAACGCGCCGCACACGGCGGCCAGCCTGCTCAAGAGCGACTGGACGCACGCCTACCCGCGCGATGCCGGCGCGGCGGTGCTGGACGAGCGCCGGCACGCCAAGTACTGGCCACCGGTCGGGCGCGTCGACAACGTCTGGGGCGACCGCAACCTGTTCTGCAGCTGCGTGCCGATGTCGGCCTACGAGTGA
- the gcvH gene encoding glycine cleavage system protein GcvH, translating into MTVKYTPEHEWIKLEGGGPATVGITVHAQDALGDVVFVDLPEVGRRYGQGEVAGVVESVKAAADVYMPVTGEVTEVNEALRADPSLANSDPLGQGWFFKVKLANPAELEPLMDETAYGEFAKNAS; encoded by the coding sequence ATGACCGTCAAGTACACGCCCGAGCACGAATGGATCAAGCTGGAGGGCGGCGGCCCCGCCACCGTGGGCATCACGGTGCACGCGCAGGACGCGCTGGGCGACGTGGTCTTCGTCGACCTGCCCGAAGTCGGCCGCCGCTATGGCCAGGGCGAGGTGGCCGGCGTGGTCGAGTCCGTCAAGGCCGCGGCCGACGTCTACATGCCGGTCACCGGCGAGGTGACCGAGGTGAACGAGGCGCTGCGTGCCGACCCGTCGCTGGCCAACAGCGACCCGCTGGGCCAGGGCTGGTTCTTCAAGGTCAAGCTGGCGAATCCGGCCGAGCTGGAGCCGCTGATGGACGAGACCGCCTACGGCGAGTTCGCGAAGAACGCTTCCTGA
- the gcvT gene encoding glycine cleavage system aminomethyltransferase GcvT, with protein MTAATQDPPLQRTPLHALHLELGARMVPFAGYSMPVQYPAGLMAEHHHTRDAAGLFDVSHMGQLRLAGPDAAAAFETLVPVDVVDLPAGKQRYGLLLTDEGGIIDDLMFVNRGDDLFVIVNGACKVGDIAHIRERIGSRCQVVPLPDRGLLALQGPKAVHALRRLVPGVDKLVFMTGGAFAWDGGELFITRSGYTGEDGFEISVHESQAQALARALLAQPEVQPIGLGARNSLRLEAGLCLYGNDIDTGTTPVEAGLNWALQKVRRSGGARAGGFPGASRILGQLDGSVPVARKRVGLVALERVPVREHTELQDAGGRKVGEVTSGLLGPTLGKPIAMAYVEAAFASPGTRVNALVRGKPVPMEVSAMPFVPNRYYRG; from the coding sequence TTGACCGCAGCCACCCAAGACCCGCCTCTGCAGCGCACCCCGCTGCACGCCTTGCACCTCGAGCTCGGCGCCCGCATGGTGCCGTTCGCCGGCTACTCCATGCCGGTGCAGTACCCGGCCGGCTTGATGGCCGAGCACCACCACACGCGCGATGCGGCCGGGCTGTTCGACGTCTCCCACATGGGGCAGCTGCGCCTGGCCGGCCCGGACGCCGCCGCCGCGTTCGAGACGCTGGTGCCGGTGGACGTGGTGGACCTGCCGGCGGGCAAGCAGCGGTACGGCCTGCTGCTGACCGACGAAGGCGGGATCATCGACGACCTGATGTTCGTCAACCGCGGCGACGACCTTTTCGTGATCGTCAACGGCGCGTGCAAGGTGGGGGACATCGCCCATATCCGGGAGCGGATCGGTTCGCGCTGCCAGGTCGTCCCCCTGCCCGATCGCGGCCTGCTGGCCCTGCAGGGCCCGAAGGCGGTCCATGCCCTGCGCCGGCTGGTGCCGGGCGTGGACAAGCTGGTGTTCATGACCGGCGGCGCCTTCGCCTGGGACGGCGGCGAGCTGTTCATCACCCGCAGCGGCTACACCGGCGAGGACGGCTTCGAGATCTCGGTGCACGAATCGCAGGCGCAGGCGCTGGCACGCGCGCTGCTGGCCCAGCCCGAGGTCCAGCCCATCGGCCTGGGCGCCCGCAACTCGCTGCGCCTGGAAGCCGGCCTGTGCCTCTACGGCAACGACATCGACACCGGCACCACGCCGGTCGAGGCCGGGCTGAACTGGGCCCTGCAGAAGGTGCGCCGCAGCGGTGGCGCCCGTGCCGGCGGCTTCCCCGGCGCGTCGCGCATCCTTGGTCAACTGGACGGCAGCGTGCCGGTGGCGCGCAAGCGCGTGGGCCTGGTGGCGCTGGAACGCGTGCCGGTGCGCGAGCACACCGAGCTGCAGGACGCCGGCGGCCGCAAGGTCGGCGAGGTCACCAGCGGCCTGCTCGGCCCCACCCTCGGCAAACCCATCGCCATGGCCTATGTCGAGGCCGCCTTCGCCTCGCCCGGCACGCGCGTCAACGCCCTGGTGCGCGGCAAGCCCGTGCCGATGGAGGTGAGCGCCATGCCTTTCGTCCCCAACCGCTACTACCGCGGCTGA
- a CDS encoding TRAP transporter large permease, with translation MTSIMVGTMVLCFALTISVAVSIGLASVLGIQASNANMLISVKEMFGAINKFPLAAIPFFILAGNLMETGGISRRLVEFAKSIVGGVQGGLPMTCVLTCMIFAAVSGSSVATTFAIGAILIPALIKHGYPTSWAAALQATSAELGVIIPPSIPMILYGVSAEVSIGELFIAGFGPGLLIGLALMLFVWAWCKWKGWGKTDGEGRLSFGRATLQASWALLMPVIILGGIYGGVFTPTEASAVAVAYALVVGMVIYREIRLRDLYAILRKSVISSAVIMFIIANAGLFAFLITRAGVPDAIGQWLKEVLQTPFWFLLGVNAALFVIGMFIETSAAIIVLAPILAPVAQHFGIDPVHFGLIMVVNLALGMITPPFGVNLFAACTVARISLDRIVTQLIPFVLVVLACLMVITYVPQLSLGLRDLAYAR, from the coding sequence ATGACCAGCATCATGGTCGGCACCATGGTGCTGTGCTTCGCCCTCACCATCTCGGTGGCGGTGTCCATCGGCCTGGCCTCGGTGCTGGGCATCCAGGCCAGCAACGCCAACATGCTGATCTCCGTCAAGGAGATGTTCGGCGCCATCAACAAGTTCCCGCTGGCCGCCATCCCCTTCTTCATCCTGGCCGGCAACCTGATGGAGACCGGCGGCATCTCGCGCCGGCTGGTCGAGTTCGCCAAGAGCATCGTCGGCGGCGTGCAGGGCGGCCTGCCCATGACCTGCGTGCTGACCTGCATGATCTTCGCGGCGGTGTCGGGTTCGTCGGTGGCCACCACCTTCGCCATCGGCGCCATCCTGATCCCGGCGCTGATCAAGCACGGCTACCCGACCTCCTGGGCCGCGGCGCTGCAGGCCACCTCGGCGGAACTGGGCGTGATCATCCCGCCGTCCATCCCGATGATCCTGTACGGCGTGAGCGCCGAGGTGTCCATCGGCGAGCTGTTCATCGCCGGCTTCGGCCCCGGCCTGCTGATCGGCCTGGCGCTGATGCTGTTCGTCTGGGCCTGGTGCAAGTGGAAGGGCTGGGGCAAGACCGACGGCGAGGGCCGCCTGTCGTTCGGACGCGCCACCCTGCAGGCCAGCTGGGCCCTGCTGATGCCGGTGATCATCCTGGGCGGCATCTACGGCGGCGTGTTCACGCCTACCGAGGCCTCCGCCGTCGCGGTCGCCTATGCGCTGGTCGTGGGCATGGTGATCTACCGCGAGATCCGGCTGCGCGACCTGTACGCCATCCTGCGCAAGTCGGTCATCTCCTCGGCGGTGATCATGTTCATCATCGCCAACGCCGGGCTGTTCGCCTTCCTGATCACCCGCGCCGGGGTGCCGGATGCGATCGGGCAGTGGCTCAAGGAGGTGCTGCAGACGCCGTTCTGGTTCCTGCTGGGCGTGAACGCCGCCCTGTTCGTGATCGGCATGTTCATCGAGACCAGCGCGGCCATCATCGTGCTGGCGCCCATCCTGGCACCCGTCGCCCAGCACTTCGGCATCGACCCGGTGCACTTCGGCCTGATCATGGTGGTCAACCTGGCCCTGGGCATGATCACACCGCCCTTCGGCGTCAACCTGTTCGCCGCCTGCACGGTGGCGCGCATCTCGCTGGACCGCATCGTGACGCAGCTGATCCCCTTCGTGCTGGTGGTGCTGGCCTGCCTGATGGTGATCACCTACGTGCCCCAGCTGTCGCTGGGCCTGCGCGACCTGGCCTACGCGCGCTGA
- a CDS encoding TRAP transporter small permease has product MRNSFLRLERLTSGFAMAAACAMLALASGLGVFQIIMRFVLEQPAEWTEVLIRFSLIWMVFLGIPMAFRQGAMVSVDVLYRWSKPGMRRFLDWMVCIAALALMAVVLWWGWDYARRGEVQSMIGLEDVSMFWAYLAMPVGAVFSAIGIIGNLLDPQRLELETAQ; this is encoded by the coding sequence ATGAGAAACAGCTTCCTGCGCCTTGAGCGCCTGACCAGCGGCTTCGCCATGGCGGCGGCCTGCGCCATGCTGGCCCTGGCCTCCGGCCTGGGCGTGTTCCAGATCATCATGCGCTTCGTGCTCGAGCAGCCGGCCGAGTGGACCGAGGTCCTGATCCGCTTTTCGCTGATCTGGATGGTGTTCCTGGGCATCCCCATGGCCTTCCGCCAGGGCGCCATGGTCAGCGTGGACGTGCTGTACCGCTGGAGCAAGCCCGGCATGCGGCGCTTCCTCGACTGGATGGTGTGCATCGCCGCCCTGGCGCTGATGGCGGTGGTGCTCTGGTGGGGCTGGGACTACGCCAGGCGCGGGGAGGTGCAAAGCATGATCGGCCTGGAGGACGTGTCCATGTTCTGGGCCTACCTGGCCATGCCGGTGGGCGCCGTGTTCTCGGCCATCGGCATCATCGGCAACCTGCTGGACCCCCAGCGCCTGGAACTGGAGACTGCGCAATGA
- a CDS encoding TRAP transporter substrate-binding protein translates to MKFGKLFAALAAGLVMSSAALAQTTMKISISTAQNSHQGVAIDTFAREVDKRTGGRYKVQTFYSGSLGGERESIEAVQLGTQELAFSSTGPVPNFVPETKILDVPFLFRDKAHARAVLDGPIGQEMLGKFDSKGFKALAWGENGFRHMTNSKRPVTAPEDLKGLKMRTMENPVHVTAYKGLGIVTTPMAFPEVFTALQQGTVDGQENPLSVIMAAKFDQVQKHLSLTGHVYSPCIFVMNKAAFDKLSAADKQAFLDAAKEAVKANRARVDEDDAKGAAELKAKGMQVVENVDKAKFVATLAPINAEFEKQFGKANMDKIRNYK, encoded by the coding sequence ATGAAATTCGGCAAACTGTTCGCGGCCCTGGCCGCGGGACTGGTGATGAGCTCCGCCGCGCTTGCCCAGACCACCATGAAGATCAGCATCTCGACGGCGCAGAACTCGCACCAGGGGGTGGCCATCGACACCTTCGCCCGCGAGGTCGACAAGCGCACCGGCGGCCGCTACAAGGTCCAGACCTTCTACTCCGGCTCGCTGGGCGGCGAGCGCGAGTCCATCGAGGCGGTGCAGCTGGGCACCCAGGAGCTGGCCTTCAGCTCCACCGGCCCGGTGCCCAACTTCGTGCCCGAGACCAAGATCCTGGACGTGCCGTTCCTGTTCCGCGACAAGGCGCATGCCCGCGCCGTGCTGGACGGGCCGATCGGCCAGGAGATGCTGGGCAAGTTCGACTCCAAGGGTTTCAAGGCGCTGGCCTGGGGGGAGAACGGCTTCCGCCACATGACCAACAGCAAGCGGCCGGTCACCGCGCCCGAGGACCTCAAGGGCCTGAAGATGCGCACCATGGAGAACCCGGTGCACGTGACGGCCTACAAGGGCCTGGGCATCGTCACCACCCCCATGGCCTTCCCCGAGGTGTTCACCGCCTTGCAGCAGGGCACGGTGGACGGCCAGGAGAACCCGCTGTCGGTGATCATGGCCGCCAAGTTCGACCAGGTGCAAAAGCACCTGTCGCTCACCGGCCATGTGTACTCGCCCTGCATCTTCGTGATGAACAAGGCGGCCTTCGACAAGCTCTCGGCCGCCGACAAGCAGGCCTTCCTCGACGCAGCCAAGGAAGCCGTCAAGGCCAACCGCGCCCGGGTGGACGAGGACGACGCCAAGGGGGCCGCCGAGCTCAAGGCCAAGGGCATGCAGGTGGTGGAGAACGTGGACAAGGCCAAGTTCGTCGCCACCCTGGCGCCGATCAATGCCGAGTTCGAGAAGCAGTTCGGCAAGGCCAACATGGACAAGATCCGCAACTACAAGTGA
- a CDS encoding electron transfer flavoprotein-ubiquinone oxidoreductase: MTHDEILAQYGPREAMEYDVVVVGAGPAGLSTAIRLKQLAAQEGKEVSVVVLEKGSEPGAHILSGAIMDPRALTELLPDWREKGAPLNQPVTEDIFLFLSERGASRTPNFLLPSNFQNHGNYIVSLANVTRWLAQQAEGLGVEIFPGFPAAEVLYTQDGSGPGGLPAVRGVATANMGVGKDGQPTENFQLGMELHAKYTIFAEGSRGHLGKQLIRKFKLDAGRDPQSYSIGIKEVWEIDPARHQAGLALHSAGWPLNSTTYGGSWMYHMEGNQVSIGFVVGLDYANPYLSPFEEFQRFKTHPNIRWYFEGAKGAKRLGYGARALTVGGLLSLPKTVFPGGALVGDDAGYLNASRIKGSHAAIKTGMLAAEAAFEALQADRRHDELTTYPAAFEKSWLHAELHRARNFKQWFKKGLYTATVMTGIEQFVLRGKVPWTLHREKADHLYLKPAAQCKPIVYPKPDGKLTFDKLSSVFISNTNHAEDQPAHLTLRDPSVPVNTNLRVYAGPESRYCPAGVYEYVRDDSGGDRLQINAQNCVHCKTCDIKDPTQNIVWVVPEGGGGPNYTNM, from the coding sequence ATGACCCATGACGAGATCCTGGCCCAGTACGGCCCCCGCGAAGCCATGGAGTACGACGTGGTCGTGGTGGGCGCCGGCCCGGCCGGCCTGTCCACCGCCATCCGCCTCAAGCAGCTGGCGGCGCAGGAGGGCAAGGAAGTCTCCGTCGTGGTGCTGGAAAAGGGGTCCGAGCCGGGCGCGCACATCCTGTCCGGCGCCATCATGGACCCGCGCGCCCTGACCGAGCTGCTGCCCGACTGGCGCGAGAAGGGTGCCCCGCTGAACCAGCCGGTGACCGAGGACATCTTCCTGTTCCTCAGCGAGCGCGGCGCCAGCCGCACGCCCAACTTCCTGCTGCCGTCCAACTTCCAGAACCACGGCAACTACATCGTCAGCCTGGCCAACGTGACGCGCTGGCTGGCACAGCAGGCCGAGGGCCTGGGCGTGGAGATCTTCCCGGGCTTCCCCGCGGCGGAGGTGCTCTACACGCAGGACGGCTCGGGACCTGGGGGCTTACCTGCGGTAAGGGGCGTGGCCACGGCCAACATGGGCGTGGGCAAGGACGGCCAGCCGACCGAGAACTTCCAGCTCGGCATGGAGCTGCATGCCAAGTACACCATCTTTGCCGAGGGCTCGCGCGGCCACCTGGGCAAGCAGCTGATCCGCAAGTTCAAGCTCGATGCCGGCCGCGACCCGCAGAGCTACAGCATAGGCATCAAGGAGGTGTGGGAGATCGATCCGGCGCGGCACCAGGCCGGCCTGGCCCTGCACAGCGCCGGCTGGCCGCTGAACAGCACCACCTACGGCGGCTCGTGGATGTACCACATGGAGGGCAACCAGGTGTCCATCGGCTTCGTGGTCGGCCTGGACTACGCCAACCCCTACCTGTCGCCGTTCGAGGAGTTCCAGCGCTTCAAGACGCATCCCAACATCCGCTGGTACTTCGAGGGGGCCAAGGGCGCCAAGCGCCTGGGCTACGGTGCGCGGGCCCTGACGGTGGGGGGCCTGCTGTCGCTGCCCAAGACGGTGTTCCCGGGCGGCGCGCTGGTGGGCGACGACGCCGGCTACCTGAACGCCTCGCGCATCAAGGGCAGCCATGCGGCCATCAAGACCGGCATGCTGGCGGCCGAGGCCGCCTTCGAGGCCCTGCAGGCGGACCGCCGGCACGACGAGCTCACGACCTACCCGGCGGCCTTCGAGAAGTCCTGGCTGCATGCCGAGCTGCACCGCGCCCGCAACTTCAAGCAATGGTTCAAGAAGGGGCTGTACACCGCCACCGTGATGACCGGCATCGAGCAGTTCGTGCTGCGCGGCAAGGTGCCCTGGACGCTGCACCGCGAGAAAGCCGACCACCTCTACCTCAAGCCGGCGGCGCAGTGCAAGCCCATCGTCTACCCCAAGCCGGACGGCAAGCTCACCTTCGACAAGCTGTCCTCGGTGTTCATCTCCAACACCAACCACGCCGAGGACCAGCCGGCGCACCTGACGCTGAGGGACCCGTCGGTGCCGGTGAACACCAACCTGCGCGTCTATGCCGGCCCCGAGAGCCGCTACTGCCCGGCGGGGGTGTACGAGTACGTGCGCGACGACAGCGGCGGCGACCGGCTGCAGATCAACGCCCAGAACTGCGTGCACTGCAAGACCTGCGACATCAAGGACCCGACGCAGAACATCGTCTGGGTGGTGCCCGAGGGCGGCGGCGGGCCCAACTACACCAACATGTGA
- a CDS encoding SDR family oxidoreductase: MSYSIDLSGRVAFVTGASSGLGAQFARVLARSGAAVVLASRRIEKLKELRAQIEGEGGDAHVVTLDVTDLASIKAAVAHAETEMGSIDILVNNSGVSTTQRLQDVTEEDYDFIFDTNVKGAFFVAQEVGKRMLARAKGAAPGTFTGGRIINIASMAGLKVLPQIGAYCMSKAAVVHMTRAMALEWGRFEINTNAVCPGYIDTEINHHHWETEQGQKLMQMLPRKRVGSPEDLDALVVLLASSQSHFINGAVIAADDGFAV, from the coding sequence GTGAGCTACAGCATCGACCTTTCGGGCCGTGTCGCCTTCGTTACGGGCGCCTCCAGCGGGCTGGGCGCGCAGTTCGCGCGCGTCCTGGCGCGGTCTGGCGCGGCCGTGGTCCTGGCCAGCCGCCGCATCGAGAAGCTCAAGGAGCTGCGGGCGCAGATCGAGGGCGAGGGCGGCGACGCGCACGTGGTCACGCTGGACGTGACGGACCTGGCCAGCATCAAGGCCGCGGTGGCCCACGCCGAGACCGAGATGGGATCGATCGACATCCTGGTCAACAACTCGGGCGTGAGCACCACCCAGCGCCTGCAGGACGTGACGGAAGAGGACTACGACTTCATCTTCGACACCAACGTCAAGGGCGCCTTCTTCGTGGCGCAGGAGGTCGGCAAGCGCATGCTGGCGCGCGCCAAGGGCGCGGCGCCCGGCACCTTCACCGGCGGGCGCATCATCAACATCGCCTCCATGGCGGGGCTGAAGGTGCTGCCGCAGATCGGCGCCTACTGCATGAGCAAGGCGGCCGTGGTGCACATGACGCGCGCCATGGCGCTGGAATGGGGCCGCTTCGAGATCAACACCAACGCGGTCTGCCCCGGCTACATCGACACCGAGATCAACCACCACCACTGGGAGACCGAGCAGGGGCAGAAGCTCATGCAGATGCTGCCGCGCAAGCGCGTGGGCAGCCCCGAGGACCTGGACGCCCTGGTGGTGCTGCTGGCCAGCAGCCAGAGCCACTTCATCAACGGCGCCGTGATCGCCGCGGACGACGGCTTCGCCGTTTGA
- a CDS encoding DMT family transporter, translated as MGAGVLAGLAAGALWGLVFVAPRMAGGYSPVDLTAGRFVAYGAVATALMLAARGRQRPTARQAGAAAGLSLLGFTAYYLLLVLAIRDAGTEVPTLIIGTIPLWVMLLGKPGHLRWTALVPGLALTAAGLALMMGVPHGGEAGGAAPAHPWRGVGLAVGALACWTAFALLNAAWLKRHPEVDVTAWANWLGVATGLGALLLWLAAGSPPEVLAARPDRWLFALLCLATGFGSAWLATVLWNVASRRLSASLCGQLIVSETLFALLYSFAWDGRWPSPAQSVACVLFTLGILASIRAHR; from the coding sequence ATGGGAGCGGGCGTCCTGGCCGGCCTGGCGGCCGGGGCGCTGTGGGGCCTGGTGTTCGTGGCGCCGCGCATGGCCGGGGGCTACTCGCCGGTGGACCTGACCGCGGGCCGCTTCGTGGCCTACGGCGCGGTCGCCACCGCCTTGATGCTGGCCGCGCGCGGCCGGCAACGCCCCACGGCGCGCCAGGCCGGGGCCGCCGCGGGGCTGAGCCTGCTGGGCTTCACCGCCTACTACCTGCTGCTGGTGCTGGCCATCCGCGACGCGGGCACCGAGGTGCCCACGCTGATCATCGGGACCATTCCGCTGTGGGTGATGCTGCTGGGCAAGCCGGGGCACCTGCGCTGGACGGCGCTGGTCCCCGGGCTGGCCCTCACGGCAGCGGGCCTGGCGCTGATGATGGGCGTGCCGCATGGCGGCGAAGCCGGGGGCGCCGCGCCTGCGCACCCCTGGCGCGGCGTGGGCCTGGCCGTGGGCGCATTGGCCTGCTGGACGGCGTTCGCCCTGCTCAACGCGGCCTGGCTCAAGCGGCACCCCGAGGTCGACGTGACCGCCTGGGCCAACTGGCTGGGCGTGGCCACCGGCCTGGGGGCGCTGCTGCTGTGGCTGGCCGCCGGCTCGCCGCCCGAGGTGCTGGCGGCCCGCCCGGACCGGTGGCTCTTCGCCCTGCTGTGCCTGGCCACCGGTTTCGGCTCGGCCTGGCTGGCCACGGTGCTGTGGAACGTCGCCAGCCGCCGCCTGTCGGCCAGCCTGTGCGGCCAGCTGATCGTCAGCGAGACGCTGTTCGCCCTGCTGTATTCCTTCGCCTGGGACGGCCGCTGGCCCAGCCCGGCGCAGTCCGTCGCCTGCGTGCTGTTCACGCTGGGCATCCTCGCCTCCATCCGCGCGCACCGATGA